A genome region from Glycine max cultivar Williams 82 chromosome 5, Glycine_max_v4.0, whole genome shotgun sequence includes the following:
- the LOC100305445 gene encoding receptor-like protein kinase isoform X1 produces MPVNPWTLFFLCISLLLLPFHFLLAAAVNQQGEALLSWKRTLNGSLEVLSNWDPVQDTPCSWYGVSCNFKNEVVQLDLRYVDLLGRLPTNFTSLLSLTSLIFTGTNLTGSIPKEIGELVELGYLDLSDNALSGEIPSELCYLPKLEELHLNSNDLVGSIPVAIGNLTKLQKLILYDNQLGGKIPGTIGNLKSLQVIRAGGNKNLEGLLPQEIGNCSSLVMLGLAETSLSGSLPPTLGLLKNLETIAIYTSLLSGEIPPELGYCTGLQNIYLYENSLTGSIPSKLGNLKNLENLLLWQNNLVGTIPPEIGNCEMLSVIDVSMNSLTGSIPKTFGNLTSLQELQLSVNQISGEIPGELGKCQQLTHVELDNNLITGTIPSELGNLANLTLLFLWHNKLQGSIPSSLSNCQNLEAIDLSQNGLMGPIPKGIFQLKNLNKLLLLSNNLSGKIPSEIGNCSSLIRFRANDNNITGSIPSQIGNLNNLNFLDLGNNRISGVIPVEISGCRNLAFLDVHSNFLAGNLPESLSRLNSLQFLDASDNMIEGTLNPTLGELAALSKLVLAKNRISGSIPSQLGSCSKLQLLDLSSNNISGEIPSSIGNIPALEIALNLSLNQLSGEIPQEFSSLTKLGILDISHNVLSGNLQYLAGLQNLVVLNISYNKFTGRIPDTPFFAKLPLSVLAGNPELCFSGNECGGRGKSGRRARMAHVAMVVLLCTAFVLLMAALYVVVAAKRRGDRESDVEVDGKDSNADMAPPWEVTLYQKLDLSISDVAKCLSAGNVIGHGRSGVVYRVDLPATGLAIAVKKFRLSEKFSAAAFSSEIATLARIRHRNIVRLLGWGANRRTKLLFYDYLPNGNLDTLLHEGCTGLIDWETRLRIALGVAEGVAYLHHDCVPAILHRDVKAQNILLGDRYEPCLADFGFARFVEEDHASFSVNPQFAGSYGYIAPEYACMLKITEKSDVYSFGVVLLEIITGKRPVDPSFPDGQQHVIQWVREHLKSKKDPVEVLDSKLQGHPDTQIQEMLQALGIALLCTSNRAEDRPTMKDVAALLREIRHDPPTSAEPHKPKPKPKPYSTEASSYSSSSVTPAQLLLLQSSSHSSSSLAYSSSSAAGYHPPRNQS; encoded by the exons ATGCCTGTAAATCCATGGACCCTCTTCTTCTTATGCATTTCCCTTCTTCTACTTCCATTCCATTTTTTGCTAGCTGCTGCAGTGAACCAACAAGGGGAAGCTCTTCTATCATGGAAGAGAACCCTGAATGGATCCTTGGAGGTATTGAGTAACTGGGACCCAGTTCAAGACACCCCATGTAGCTGGTATGGGGTGAGTTGCAACTTCAAGAACGAAGTAGTACAATTGGATCTGAGGTATGTGGATTTGCTTGGAAGACTCCCCACTAATTTCACCTCATTGCTTTCCTTAACCAGTTTGATCTTCACCGGAACCAACCTCACTGGTTCAATCCCGAAAGAAATAGGTGAACTTGTGGAACTCGGCTACTTGGACTTGAGTGACAATGCCTTGAGTGGTGAAATCCCAAGTGAGCTATGTTACTTGCCCAAACTCGAGGAACTCCATCTCAACTCCAACGACCTCGTGGGGTCCATTCCAGTTGCAATTGGGAACCTCACGAAGTTGCAGAAGCTTATCCTCTACGACAATCAACTCGGCGGCAAAATTCCCGGCACCATCGGGAACCTTAAGAGCCTTCAAGTGATAAGAGCAGGTGGAAACAAGAACCTGGAAGGCCTTTTACCACAAGAAATTGGCAATTGTTCCAGtttggtcatgttgggtcttgCTGAAACTAGCCTTTCAGGTTCTCTACCTCCAACTCTTGGCCTTTTGAAGAACCTTGAAACCATTGCCATTTACACTTCCCTACTCTCAGGTGAAATACCACCTGAACTTGGGTACTGCACAGGGCTCCAAAACATATATCTTTACGAGAACTCCCTCACTGGATCCATACCAAGCAAGTTGGGAAACCTTAAGAACCTCGAAAACCTTCTCCTGTGGCAGAACAACCTAGTTGGCACCATCCCTCCAGAGATTGGAAACTGCGAGATGTTGTCAGTGATTGACGTGTCAATGAACTCACTAACCGGAAGCATACCCAAAACATTCGGGAACTTGACATCACTGCAAGAGCTTCAACTAAGTGTGAACCAGATTTCAGGGGAGATTCCTGGAGAATTGGGCAAGTGCCAGCAACTCACGCATGTGGAACTCGACAACAATCTCATCACGGGTACTATACCCTCCGAATTGGGAAACCTTGCGAATCTAACACTGTTGTTCTTATGGCACAACAAGCTGCAAGGTAGCATTCCCTCTTCGCTTTCCAATTGTCAAAACCTAGAGGCTATTGATCTGTCGCAGAATGGATTAATGGGTCCCATACCCAAGGGGATATTCCAGCTCAAGAACCTCAACAAGCTCTTGCTTCTCTCCAACAATCTCTCGGGGAAAATCCCTTCTGAGATTGGGAATTGTTCCTCCCTAATTCGATTCCGAGCCAACGACAACAACATCACCGGGAGCATTCCCTCGCAGATTGGGAATCTCAATAATTTGAATTTCCTAGACCTAGGGAACAATCGCATTTCCGGAGTTATCCCGGTGGAGATCTCCGGCTGCCGGAATCTCGCTTTTCTCGACGTACATTCCAACTTCCTCGCCGGAAACTTGCCGGAGAGTTTGAGCCGGCTTAATTCGCTTCAGTTTCTCGATGCGTCCGATAACATGATCGAAGGTACCCTAAATCCTACCCTCGGCGAACTCGCGGCACTCTCCAAGCTCGTTCTCGCGAAGAATCGAATCTCCGGCTCAATTCCGAGTCAACTCGGTTCATGCTCCAAGCTACAATTGCTGGATCTCAGCAGCAACAATATCTCCGGCGAAATCCCCAGCAGCATCGGCAACATTCCGGCGCTGGAAATCGCTCTGAATCTGAGCCTGAACCAGCTCTCCGGCGAGATCCCTCAGGAGTTTTCCAGTTTGACGAAGCTCGGCATATTGGACATATCTCACAACGTTCTCAGCGGAAACCTCCAATATCTGGCGGGCCTGCAAAATCTCGTGGTGCTGAACATCTCGTACAACAAATTCACGGGACGCATTCCGGACACGCCGTTCTTCGCGAAGCTGCCGCTGAGCGTGCTGGCGGGGAACCCAGAGCTGTGCTTCTCCGGCAACGAGTGCGGCGGCAGAGGGAAGTCGGGGCGGCGGGCGAGGATGGCGCACGTGGCGATGGTGGTTCTGCTTTGCACAGCGTTCGTGCTGCTGATGGCGGCGCTGTACGTGGTGGTGGCAGCGAAACGACGAGGGGACCGCGAAAGCGACGTGGAGGTGGATGGAAAGGACAGCAACGCGGACATGGCTCCACCTTGGGAAGTAACGCTGTACCAGAAACTCGATCTGTCTATCTCTGACGTAGCGAAATGTCTCTCTGCTGGCAACGTCATCGGCCACGGCCGATCCGGCGTCGTTTACAGGGTCGACTTGCCCGCCACGGGACTCGCCATCGCGGTCAAGAAGTTCCGTTTGTCGGAGAAATTCTCCGCGGCGGCGTTCTCGTCGGAGATTGCCACGCTGGCGCGAATCCGCCACCGGAACATCGTGCGCCTCCTGGGCTGGGGGGCCAACAGAAGAACCAAGTTACTGTTTTACGATTACTTACCGAACGGTAACTTGGATACTCTCTTACACGAGGGGTGCACAGGATTAATTGATTGGGAGACGCGGCTCAGGATAGCATTGGGCGTGGCTGAAGGTGTGGCTTACTTACACCACGATTGCGTGCCTGCTATCTTGCACCGGGATGTTAAGGCGCAGAACATTTTGTTGGGAGACAGATATGAACCCTGTTTGGCTGATTTTGGTTTCGCTCGCTTCGTCGAAGAGGATCACGCTTCCTTTTCCGTTAACCCACAGTTTGCAGGCTCCTACGGCTACATTGCTCCCG AGTATGCTTGCATGCTTAAGATCACAGAGAAGAGCGACGTGTACAGCTTTGGAGTGGTCCTACTGGAGATAATAACGGGGAAAAGGCCAGTGGATCCATCATTCCCGGATGGACAACAACATGTTATTCAGTGGGTGAGGGAGCACCTCAAGAGCAAGAAGGACCCAGTCGAGGTTCTTGATTCCAAGCTACAAGGCCATCCAGACACGCAAATACAAGAGATGCTACAAGCACTTGGTATTGCTCTCTTGTGCACAAGTAATCGTGCAGAGGATCGACCCACAATGAAAGATGTTGCTGCATTATTGAGAGAAATTCGTCACGACCCTCCAACAAGTGCTGAGCCCCacaagcccaagcccaagcccaagccCTATTCAACCGAGGCTTCTTCCTATTCCTCCTCCTCAGTCACCCCTGCTCAGTTGTTGCTCCTACAATCTAGCTCCCATTCCTCATCATCACTTGCTtattcctcttcctcagcagctggCTACCACCCTCCAAGGAACCAATCCTGA
- the LOC100305445 gene encoding receptor-like protein kinase, translated as MRIPSWCDFFLFFMSDTDPLFESFIFLSMFCYKISLFFKIGEKMILVLSNWDPVQDTPCSWYGVSCNFKNEVVQLDLRYVDLLGRLPTNFTSLLSLTSLIFTGTNLTGSIPKEIGELVELGYLDLSDNALSGEIPSELCYLPKLEELHLNSNDLVGSIPVAIGNLTKLQKLILYDNQLGGKIPGTIGNLKSLQVIRAGGNKNLEGLLPQEIGNCSSLVMLGLAETSLSGSLPPTLGLLKNLETIAIYTSLLSGEIPPELGYCTGLQNIYLYENSLTGSIPSKLGNLKNLENLLLWQNNLVGTIPPEIGNCEMLSVIDVSMNSLTGSIPKTFGNLTSLQELQLSVNQISGEIPGELGKCQQLTHVELDNNLITGTIPSELGNLANLTLLFLWHNKLQGSIPSSLSNCQNLEAIDLSQNGLMGPIPKGIFQLKNLNKLLLLSNNLSGKIPSEIGNCSSLIRFRANDNNITGSIPSQIGNLNNLNFLDLGNNRISGVIPVEISGCRNLAFLDVHSNFLAGNLPESLSRLNSLQFLDASDNMIEGTLNPTLGELAALSKLVLAKNRISGSIPSQLGSCSKLQLLDLSSNNISGEIPSSIGNIPALEIALNLSLNQLSGEIPQEFSSLTKLGILDISHNVLSGNLQYLAGLQNLVVLNISYNKFTGRIPDTPFFAKLPLSVLAGNPELCFSGNECGGRGKSGRRARMAHVAMVVLLCTAFVLLMAALYVVVAAKRRGDRESDVEVDGKDSNADMAPPWEVTLYQKLDLSISDVAKCLSAGNVIGHGRSGVVYRVDLPATGLAIAVKKFRLSEKFSAAAFSSEIATLARIRHRNIVRLLGWGANRRTKLLFYDYLPNGNLDTLLHEGCTGLIDWETRLRIALGVAEGVAYLHHDCVPAILHRDVKAQNILLGDRYEPCLADFGFARFVEEDHASFSVNPQFAGSYGYIAPEYACMLKITEKSDVYSFGVVLLEIITGKRPVDPSFPDGQQHVIQWVREHLKSKKDPVEVLDSKLQGHPDTQIQEMLQALGIALLCTSNRAEDRPTMKDVAALLREIRHDPPTSAEPHKPKPKPKPYSTEASSYSSSSVTPAQLLLLQSSSHSSSSLAYSSSSAAGYHPPRNQS; from the exons ATGAGAATCCCCTCAtggtgtgatttttttttattttttatgtctg ATACAGACCCTTTATTCGAAAGtttcattttcctttcaatGTTCTGCTACAAAATTTCACTGTTTTTCAAAATCGGGGAAAAGATGATTTTA GTATTGAGTAACTGGGACCCAGTTCAAGACACCCCATGTAGCTGGTATGGGGTGAGTTGCAACTTCAAGAACGAAGTAGTACAATTGGATCTGAGGTATGTGGATTTGCTTGGAAGACTCCCCACTAATTTCACCTCATTGCTTTCCTTAACCAGTTTGATCTTCACCGGAACCAACCTCACTGGTTCAATCCCGAAAGAAATAGGTGAACTTGTGGAACTCGGCTACTTGGACTTGAGTGACAATGCCTTGAGTGGTGAAATCCCAAGTGAGCTATGTTACTTGCCCAAACTCGAGGAACTCCATCTCAACTCCAACGACCTCGTGGGGTCCATTCCAGTTGCAATTGGGAACCTCACGAAGTTGCAGAAGCTTATCCTCTACGACAATCAACTCGGCGGCAAAATTCCCGGCACCATCGGGAACCTTAAGAGCCTTCAAGTGATAAGAGCAGGTGGAAACAAGAACCTGGAAGGCCTTTTACCACAAGAAATTGGCAATTGTTCCAGtttggtcatgttgggtcttgCTGAAACTAGCCTTTCAGGTTCTCTACCTCCAACTCTTGGCCTTTTGAAGAACCTTGAAACCATTGCCATTTACACTTCCCTACTCTCAGGTGAAATACCACCTGAACTTGGGTACTGCACAGGGCTCCAAAACATATATCTTTACGAGAACTCCCTCACTGGATCCATACCAAGCAAGTTGGGAAACCTTAAGAACCTCGAAAACCTTCTCCTGTGGCAGAACAACCTAGTTGGCACCATCCCTCCAGAGATTGGAAACTGCGAGATGTTGTCAGTGATTGACGTGTCAATGAACTCACTAACCGGAAGCATACCCAAAACATTCGGGAACTTGACATCACTGCAAGAGCTTCAACTAAGTGTGAACCAGATTTCAGGGGAGATTCCTGGAGAATTGGGCAAGTGCCAGCAACTCACGCATGTGGAACTCGACAACAATCTCATCACGGGTACTATACCCTCCGAATTGGGAAACCTTGCGAATCTAACACTGTTGTTCTTATGGCACAACAAGCTGCAAGGTAGCATTCCCTCTTCGCTTTCCAATTGTCAAAACCTAGAGGCTATTGATCTGTCGCAGAATGGATTAATGGGTCCCATACCCAAGGGGATATTCCAGCTCAAGAACCTCAACAAGCTCTTGCTTCTCTCCAACAATCTCTCGGGGAAAATCCCTTCTGAGATTGGGAATTGTTCCTCCCTAATTCGATTCCGAGCCAACGACAACAACATCACCGGGAGCATTCCCTCGCAGATTGGGAATCTCAATAATTTGAATTTCCTAGACCTAGGGAACAATCGCATTTCCGGAGTTATCCCGGTGGAGATCTCCGGCTGCCGGAATCTCGCTTTTCTCGACGTACATTCCAACTTCCTCGCCGGAAACTTGCCGGAGAGTTTGAGCCGGCTTAATTCGCTTCAGTTTCTCGATGCGTCCGATAACATGATCGAAGGTACCCTAAATCCTACCCTCGGCGAACTCGCGGCACTCTCCAAGCTCGTTCTCGCGAAGAATCGAATCTCCGGCTCAATTCCGAGTCAACTCGGTTCATGCTCCAAGCTACAATTGCTGGATCTCAGCAGCAACAATATCTCCGGCGAAATCCCCAGCAGCATCGGCAACATTCCGGCGCTGGAAATCGCTCTGAATCTGAGCCTGAACCAGCTCTCCGGCGAGATCCCTCAGGAGTTTTCCAGTTTGACGAAGCTCGGCATATTGGACATATCTCACAACGTTCTCAGCGGAAACCTCCAATATCTGGCGGGCCTGCAAAATCTCGTGGTGCTGAACATCTCGTACAACAAATTCACGGGACGCATTCCGGACACGCCGTTCTTCGCGAAGCTGCCGCTGAGCGTGCTGGCGGGGAACCCAGAGCTGTGCTTCTCCGGCAACGAGTGCGGCGGCAGAGGGAAGTCGGGGCGGCGGGCGAGGATGGCGCACGTGGCGATGGTGGTTCTGCTTTGCACAGCGTTCGTGCTGCTGATGGCGGCGCTGTACGTGGTGGTGGCAGCGAAACGACGAGGGGACCGCGAAAGCGACGTGGAGGTGGATGGAAAGGACAGCAACGCGGACATGGCTCCACCTTGGGAAGTAACGCTGTACCAGAAACTCGATCTGTCTATCTCTGACGTAGCGAAATGTCTCTCTGCTGGCAACGTCATCGGCCACGGCCGATCCGGCGTCGTTTACAGGGTCGACTTGCCCGCCACGGGACTCGCCATCGCGGTCAAGAAGTTCCGTTTGTCGGAGAAATTCTCCGCGGCGGCGTTCTCGTCGGAGATTGCCACGCTGGCGCGAATCCGCCACCGGAACATCGTGCGCCTCCTGGGCTGGGGGGCCAACAGAAGAACCAAGTTACTGTTTTACGATTACTTACCGAACGGTAACTTGGATACTCTCTTACACGAGGGGTGCACAGGATTAATTGATTGGGAGACGCGGCTCAGGATAGCATTGGGCGTGGCTGAAGGTGTGGCTTACTTACACCACGATTGCGTGCCTGCTATCTTGCACCGGGATGTTAAGGCGCAGAACATTTTGTTGGGAGACAGATATGAACCCTGTTTGGCTGATTTTGGTTTCGCTCGCTTCGTCGAAGAGGATCACGCTTCCTTTTCCGTTAACCCACAGTTTGCAGGCTCCTACGGCTACATTGCTCCCG AGTATGCTTGCATGCTTAAGATCACAGAGAAGAGCGACGTGTACAGCTTTGGAGTGGTCCTACTGGAGATAATAACGGGGAAAAGGCCAGTGGATCCATCATTCCCGGATGGACAACAACATGTTATTCAGTGGGTGAGGGAGCACCTCAAGAGCAAGAAGGACCCAGTCGAGGTTCTTGATTCCAAGCTACAAGGCCATCCAGACACGCAAATACAAGAGATGCTACAAGCACTTGGTATTGCTCTCTTGTGCACAAGTAATCGTGCAGAGGATCGACCCACAATGAAAGATGTTGCTGCATTATTGAGAGAAATTCGTCACGACCCTCCAACAAGTGCTGAGCCCCacaagcccaagcccaagcccaagccCTATTCAACCGAGGCTTCTTCCTATTCCTCCTCCTCAGTCACCCCTGCTCAGTTGTTGCTCCTACAATCTAGCTCCCATTCCTCATCATCACTTGCTtattcctcttcctcagcagctggCTACCACCCTCCAAGGAACCAATCCTGA